TCTTCCGGACTGACAGCCTGACGCCGGCCCTGGCCGAGGGGCCGCAAGTCCTCGTGCGCCGGTCTCGTACCGCCTGGGGAAGGAGGCGCGGCGGGTCGGCGGTGCCGGCGCAGAGGCTGCCGTGCCGTGCGTCCGCGCCGGTGGACAAACCTCCGCGGTGGGCCTAAACTTGAACCGAGTCCAATTTTGGTTCCGCCCGCAGGAGGCCGTATGAAGATCCAGAAAGCAGCCGTGATCGGTGCCGGCGTCATGGGCGCCGCCATCGCCGCGCAACTCGCCAACGCGGGCATCCCCGTGCTCCTCCTCGACATCGTGCTGCCGGACCAGCAGGACCGGAACTTCCTGGCGAAGGGTGGCATCCAGCGTGCCCTGAAGGCCCGGCCCGCCGCCTTCATGGACCCGGCCCGCGCCGCCCTGATCACGCCCGGCAACCTCGAAGACGACCTGAAAAAACTCAAGGACGCCGACTGGATCGTCGAGGCGATCATCGAGAAGCTGGACGCCAAACGCGATCTGTGGGCGCGCGTCGAGACAGTCGCCAAGAAGACCGCGATCATCTCCAGCAACTCCAGCGGTATCCCCATGCACCTCCAGATCCAGGGCCGCGGCGAGGACTTCCGGCGGCGTTTCGTGGGCGCGCACTTCTTCAACCCGCCGCGCTACCTGCACCTGCTGGAGGTCATTCCCACGCCCAGCACCGACCCCGAGATCGTGAAGACCTTCAGCGAGTTCGCGCAGACCACGCTCGGCAAGGGCGTCGTGGTCGCCAACGACGTGCCGGGCTTCGTCGCCAACCGCATCGGCGTGTACGGGATCGTCCGCGCCATGCAGCACATGGACAGGGCCGGCCTGACGCCCGCGCAGGTGGACCAGCTCACCGGCCCCGTGCTGGGCCGCGCGAACTCCGCGACCTTCCGCACCGCCGACCTGTCCGGGCTGGACATCATCTATCACGTGGCGAACGACCTCGGCCGGGCCACACCGGACGACGAGGACTTCACCCTCACGCCCGCCTTCCGCACGCTGGTAGAGGAGAAGAAGATGCTGGGCGACAAGACCGGCAGCGGCTTCTACAAGAAGACCAAGGGCGCGGATGGCAAGACGAAGATTCTCAACCTGAACCTGGAGACCTTCGAGTACGAGGACCAGGGCAAGGTGAAGGTCGCCGCCGTGGACGCCGTGAAGGGCCGCCCCCTGGCCGAGCGCGTCAAGGCCCTGTACGCCGCCGAAGGTCCGGAAGGCGACTTCCTGCGCGGCGTGATGAACGACGGCTTCTGGTACGCCGCGAAGATGGCCGGGAACGTGTCGGACCGTCTCCAGGACATCGACAATGCCCTGAAATGGGGCTTCGGCTGGGAGCAGGGCCCCTTCGAGACGATGGACACGCTCGGCGTGCAGGGTGTCATCCGGAATCTGGAAGCGGAGGGGCGGACCCTGCCCCCGCTGCTGGCGGCCATGAAGGACAGCGGCCGGGACGCCTTCTACCACGGCGGCGAGACCGTCACGCCCGCCGGCGAGCCCACGCCGTACCACGCGCCGTACTTTATCCTCGCGGACCTCAAGAAGGACGCCACGACGGTCGTGAAGAAACGCGCCGGGGCCAGCGTGCTCGACCTGGGCGACGGCGTGCTGCTGGTCGAATGGCACGCCAAGATGAACGCCCTGGGTGAAGACCAGCTCCGCGCTGTGCAGGACGCGCACAAGCTGGTGCAGGACCTGGGCTACGCGGGCCTGGTGCTCGGCAACCAGGGCGAGAACTTCAGCGCGGGCGCGAACCTCCCCCTGATCCTCGCGCAGGCGCAGGCCGAGGAATGGGATGAGCTGGACGACATGATCAAGCAGTTCCAGCAGGTCACCACCAGCCTGCGCTTCAGCCCCCACCCCACCGTCGCCGCGCCGTTCGGCCTGACGCTCGGCGGCGGCGCTGAATTCACCCTGCACGCCGACCACGTGGTCGCCAGCGCGGAGCTGTACATGGGCCTCGTCGAGGTCGGCGTGGGCCTGATCCCCGGCGGCGGCGGAACCAAGGAGATGCTGCTGCGCTTCACCGACCAGCAGCAGCCCGGCCAGCAGCTCGGCGCGGCCCTGCTGCCCGCCGTGCAGCGCGCCTTTGAACTCATCGGCACCGCGAAGGTCAGCACCAGTGCGCTGGAGGCGCGGAACCTGGGCTTCCTGCGTGACACCGACACCGTCGCCATGAACAAGAACCACGTGCTGCAGGACGCCAAGCGGCAGGTGCTGGCCCTGGCCCCCGGCTACGTGCAGCCCACGCCGCGCCAGGACATCCCCGTCATGGGAGACGCCGCCATCGCCGCGATCAAGAGCGCTCTGTACGGCATGCACCAGGGCGGCTACGTCACCGACTACGACCTCGTCGTCTCCGAGCAGCTCGCCCGTGTGCTGTCCGGCGGGACCGGCAACAACCGCACGGCGAAGGTGTCGGAGCAGCACCTCCTCGACCTCGAACGCGAGGCCTTCCTGACCCTGCTGGGCAAGAAGGGTACGCAGCAGCGCATCGACCACATGCTCAAGACCGGCAAACCGCTGCGCAACTGAGCGGCCTGCCCCAGGATGTCGTCATGACCACCCCACTGGATCGCCTCCGCACCATCCGTAAACGCCGCGCCCTGGCGTGGGCGGGTGCGGCCTACGCCGGGCTGGTGCTGGCCGGCGCGCTGATCGGCGCGGAGATCACCCTGCGGAGCAAGACGCGCTGGGTCAAGGGCGTGTTCGTGCCCGTCGGTCGGCGCGGGAACGACGTGTTCCTGCCGGCCAGCGTCGAGACCCTGTCGCGCGGGCCGCTGGGCGTGGTGCCGTTGCGGCCCAACCGGGGGCACGCGGTGCTGGGCCGGCACCAGATGGCCGGCACCGTCGTGAAGCGGCCGATCCTGCAACAGCGGGGCACGCTGCCGAACGGCGCGCTCGCGTGGGTGTCCACGTACCTGTACAACGGCACGCCCGCGCAACTCGGCGTGGCGTACTCGGACGAGGTCGTCCGCACCCCCGTGGGCGACATGCCCGCATGGCACATCCCGCCCATGCACGGCGAGCCGGACGCCGTCGCCATCGTGATCCACGGGCACGGTGGGCAGCGGGCGCAGGCGCTGCGGATGCTGCCAGCGCTCCTGCGCTCCGGCGTCGGCTCGCTGTATGTCACGTTCCGCAACGCTTTCGGCGCCCCGCAGGTCGGCAAGGGTTACCTGACCCTGGGCGATGTGGAGGCCGAGGACGTCCTGGCCGCGCTGCACTGGGCGCAGGAGGCCGGGTACAGGCGCGCCGTGCTGTACGGCTTCTCCATGGGCGGCAACATCGCCCTGAGCGTTCTGCGCGCCCAGTTCCGCCCGTATCCGATCCCGGTGGTCGGAGTGCTGCTCGACTCGCCCGCGCTGGACTGGCGGGCCACCATCCGCTGGAACGCCCAGCGCTTCGGCCTCCCAAAACCCGTCGCGCGGCACGTCGGCGCGTTCACGCAGTGGGTCGTCACGCGGCGCAGCGGGCAGGACTTCGACACCGTGGATCAGATTCAGGCCGCGCCCACCTTCGACGTGCCGATCCTGCTGTGGCACGGCACCCGCGACCGCACCATCCCTATCGATCAGGCTGAAGCGCTGGCCGCCGCCCGCCCCGATCTGGTCGAGTACCACCGCGTGGAGGGCGCCAAGCACATCCGCACGTGGAACATCGACCCGAAGGGCTACGACGCGCAACTGGAGGCGTTCATCGGGAAGGTAGTGCCGGGGGTGCAGCGTGAGTGACTGGCAGAGACTGACGACAACATCGGACAAGGTGGCTCTGAGAGCATCTGTCACTGATATGGATTTGCAGGATCTCCGCAAATGCGCCGGCCTTCAACTTCCCCAGAAGTACGAGGACTTCCTGCGCTATTCGGATGGACTTGATGTGTATTCATCCATTGTCTTCTCGACAAAAGACGCAATCGTCAAAAATTCTCGACCCATCACTCAGGATTGGGACGAGCTGTACATGCCTGTCGCAGGACTATTTTTCTTTGGGGAAGATGCCGACGGCGACCTATTCTTCTTCAGGCGCTTAAAGCGCTGTGTTGATCGGAGCGTGTACGTGTGGCGACACGAAGATGATAGCCGAATCCAGATCGCCTTCTCGCTTGCGGCCTTCCTCGAACAATATCTATCCGGCGATTATGATGCCTGGAATCTATAAAGGAGTAACCACCATGCGCGATGCTGTTATCGTTTCTGCTGTTCGTACCCCCGTGGGCCGTGGCGTCAAGGGTACCCTCGCCAACACCCGCCCCGACGACCTCGCGGCGCTGGTCATGAACGAGGCCGTGAAGCGGGCCGGCGTGGACGCCGGTCTGGTCGAGGACGTCTACCTGGGCTGCGCGATTCCCGAGGCGGAACAGGGCCTGAACGTGGCGCGGCTGGCGGCGCTGCGGGCCGGCATGCCGGACTCGGTGGGCGGCGTGACCGTCAACCGCTTCTGCTCCAGCGGCCTCCAGACCATCGCCATGGCGGCGGCGGCCATCCAGACGGGGCAGGCGGACGTGATGCTGGCGGGCGGCGTGGAGTCCATGAGCATGGTGCCCATGAGCGGCCACAACCCCAGCCCGAACCTGGAACTGGTGGATCAGCGCCCCGGCGCGTACATCGGCATGGGCCTGACGGCCGAGAACGTGGCCGCGAAGTACGGCGTGAGCCGTGCGGACCAGGACGCCTTCGCGCTGAGAAGCCACCAGCGGGCTGCCGCCGCGCAGGATGCCGGGAAGTTCAACGACGAGATCGTGCCGGTGCCGGTGCGCCGCGACACCGTGAAGGGCACGAAGGTCAAGTCCGAGACGCTGGCCTTCGACCGGGACGAACTGATCCGCCGGGACGCGAACCTGGAGGACATGGCGAAGGTCCGCCCGGCGTTCAAGGCGACGGGCTCGGTCAGCGCCGCGAACTCCAGCCCCTTTTCCGACGGCGCGGCGGCCGTGCTGATGATGAGCGGCGAGAAGGCGCAGGAACTGGGCGTGAAGCCGCTGGCAAGGTTCCTGGGCTTCGCGGTGGCCGGGGTCGATCCGGAACTCATGGGCATCGGGCCAGTCAAGGCCGTGCC
This region of Deinococcus metalli genomic DNA includes:
- a CDS encoding SMI1/KNR4 family protein, whose protein sequence is MSDWQRLTTTSDKVALRASVTDMDLQDLRKCAGLQLPQKYEDFLRYSDGLDVYSSIVFSTKDAIVKNSRPITQDWDELYMPVAGLFFFGEDADGDLFFFRRLKRCVDRSVYVWRHEDDSRIQIAFSLAAFLEQYLSGDYDAWNL
- a CDS encoding thiolase family protein; the encoded protein is MRDAVIVSAVRTPVGRGVKGTLANTRPDDLAALVMNEAVKRAGVDAGLVEDVYLGCAIPEAEQGLNVARLAALRAGMPDSVGGVTVNRFCSSGLQTIAMAAAAIQTGQADVMLAGGVESMSMVPMSGHNPSPNLELVDQRPGAYIGMGLTAENVAAKYGVSRADQDAFALRSHQRAAAAQDAGKFNDEIVPVPVRRDTVKGTKVKSETLAFDRDELIRRDANLEDMAKVRPAFKATGSVSAANSSPFSDGAAAVLMMSGEKAQELGVKPLARFLGFAVAGVDPELMGIGPVKAVPKVLAQTGLTLADIDLIELNEAFAAQSLAVTRELGLNEDILNVNGGAIALGHPLGCSGAKLTTTAIYELRRRGGGKALITMCIGGGMGAAGIIEVYPAEDTQAAD
- a CDS encoding alpha/beta hydrolase family protein, producing the protein MTTPLDRLRTIRKRRALAWAGAAYAGLVLAGALIGAEITLRSKTRWVKGVFVPVGRRGNDVFLPASVETLSRGPLGVVPLRPNRGHAVLGRHQMAGTVVKRPILQQRGTLPNGALAWVSTYLYNGTPAQLGVAYSDEVVRTPVGDMPAWHIPPMHGEPDAVAIVIHGHGGQRAQALRMLPALLRSGVGSLYVTFRNAFGAPQVGKGYLTLGDVEAEDVLAALHWAQEAGYRRAVLYGFSMGGNIALSVLRAQFRPYPIPVVGVLLDSPALDWRATIRWNAQRFGLPKPVARHVGAFTQWVVTRRSGQDFDTVDQIQAAPTFDVPILLWHGTRDRTIPIDQAEALAAARPDLVEYHRVEGAKHIRTWNIDPKGYDAQLEAFIGKVVPGVQRE
- a CDS encoding 3-hydroxyacyl-CoA dehydrogenase/enoyl-CoA hydratase family protein, with the translated sequence MKIQKAAVIGAGVMGAAIAAQLANAGIPVLLLDIVLPDQQDRNFLAKGGIQRALKARPAAFMDPARAALITPGNLEDDLKKLKDADWIVEAIIEKLDAKRDLWARVETVAKKTAIISSNSSGIPMHLQIQGRGEDFRRRFVGAHFFNPPRYLHLLEVIPTPSTDPEIVKTFSEFAQTTLGKGVVVANDVPGFVANRIGVYGIVRAMQHMDRAGLTPAQVDQLTGPVLGRANSATFRTADLSGLDIIYHVANDLGRATPDDEDFTLTPAFRTLVEEKKMLGDKTGSGFYKKTKGADGKTKILNLNLETFEYEDQGKVKVAAVDAVKGRPLAERVKALYAAEGPEGDFLRGVMNDGFWYAAKMAGNVSDRLQDIDNALKWGFGWEQGPFETMDTLGVQGVIRNLEAEGRTLPPLLAAMKDSGRDAFYHGGETVTPAGEPTPYHAPYFILADLKKDATTVVKKRAGASVLDLGDGVLLVEWHAKMNALGEDQLRAVQDAHKLVQDLGYAGLVLGNQGENFSAGANLPLILAQAQAEEWDELDDMIKQFQQVTTSLRFSPHPTVAAPFGLTLGGGAEFTLHADHVVASAELYMGLVEVGVGLIPGGGGTKEMLLRFTDQQQPGQQLGAALLPAVQRAFELIGTAKVSTSALEARNLGFLRDTDTVAMNKNHVLQDAKRQVLALAPGYVQPTPRQDIPVMGDAAIAAIKSALYGMHQGGYVTDYDLVVSEQLARVLSGGTGNNRTAKVSEQHLLDLEREAFLTLLGKKGTQQRIDHMLKTGKPLRN